Proteins from a single region of Flaviflexus salsibiostraticola:
- a CDS encoding Ltp family lipoprotein gives MQNSKNFKIARGACAALLALGIVTGCSGDEATEGAGPTEELTSEAVDETDSPDVEPSEEDTEPVVEEKQKTKEPVVETVEAEPAESPESSLSLEQQNAVRSAESYLQFMNFSRSGLVGQLEYEGYSNADAQLAVDTMSIDWNEQAIGSAESYLSFTAFSRQGLIDQLTYEDFTLEQATYGVDSLVVDWNQEAAESAQSYLEFSGFSRQGLIDQLLYEGFTLEQATFGVDQAGL, from the coding sequence ATGCAGAATTCAAAGAACTTCAAGATCGCACGAGGCGCCTGCGCCGCGCTGCTTGCGCTCGGGATTGTCACTGGATGCTCTGGCGACGAGGCGACCGAGGGTGCTGGACCGACAGAAGAACTGACATCCGAGGCAGTCGACGAGACAGATAGCCCCGATGTGGAGCCATCGGAAGAGGACACCGAACCCGTCGTCGAAGAGAAGCAGAAGACGAAGGAGCCCGTCGTCGAGACAGTCGAGGCAGAGCCGGCTGAATCGCCCGAATCCAGCCTCTCCCTCGAACAGCAGAACGCCGTCCGCTCCGCAGAGTCCTATCTCCAGTTCATGAACTTCTCCAGGAGCGGTCTGGTGGGCCAGCTCGAGTATGAAGGCTACTCAAACGCAGATGCGCAGCTCGCGGTCGACACGATGTCCATCGACTGGAATGAGCAGGCGATCGGATCTGCCGAGTCGTACCTCAGCTTCACGGCGTTCTCGCGTCAAGGTCTGATCGACCAGCTCACCTACGAAGACTTCACGCTCGAACAGGCAACCTACGGCGTCGACTCTCTCGTCGTCGACTGGAATCAGGAGGCCGCGGAGTCGGCGCAGTCCTACCTGGAGTTCAGCGGTTTCTCCCGGCAGGGACTCATCGACCAACTCCTCTACGAAGGATTCACGCTCGAGCAGGCAACCTTCGGGGTTGATCAGGCGGGACTCTGA
- a CDS encoding response regulator transcription factor — protein sequence MNDRMAARALVIDDERALASIVASYLRQAQFETTESHEGVEGLRLARELDPAVVVLDLGLPGMDGVEVCRQIRTFSDCYIIMLTARVDEMDKVIGLSVGADDYLTKPFSPRELVARVQAMLRRPRGGASALSVANPTRRFGDLRIDPGGREVWLGDEMVAVTRTEFDILDALSANPNLVLSRRQILDDVWGPGWIGDEHVVDVHVANLRKKLEAIPSEPRYILTVRGVGYRMGQG from the coding sequence ATGAACGACAGAATGGCGGCGAGGGCGCTGGTCATCGACGATGAGCGCGCGCTGGCAAGCATTGTTGCCTCGTACCTTCGCCAGGCACAGTTCGAGACCACGGAATCGCACGAAGGAGTCGAAGGGCTGCGGCTGGCACGAGAACTGGACCCGGCCGTCGTCGTCCTCGACCTGGGCCTTCCGGGTATGGATGGGGTCGAGGTGTGTCGTCAGATCCGGACATTCTCGGACTGTTACATCATCATGCTGACGGCACGCGTCGACGAGATGGACAAGGTGATCGGACTGTCAGTGGGTGCTGATGATTATCTGACGAAGCCCTTCAGTCCCCGCGAGCTCGTTGCACGGGTCCAGGCGATGCTCCGGCGTCCGAGAGGCGGAGCATCTGCTCTTTCCGTCGCCAATCCGACGCGCCGATTCGGCGACCTGAGGATTGATCCTGGTGGCCGAGAAGTCTGGTTGGGCGATGAGATGGTCGCGGTGACGCGTACAGAATTCGACATTCTCGACGCGCTGTCAGCGAATCCAAACCTCGTTCTCAGTCGACGCCAGATTCTCGACGACGTGTGGGGGCCAGGCTGGATCGGCGACGAGCACGTCGTGGATGTGCACGTCGCCAACCTCCGCAAGAAGCTGGAGGCGATCCCGTCCGAGCCGCGGTACATTCTCACCGTGCGAGGCGTCGGTTATCGGATGGGACAGGGCTGA
- a CDS encoding sensor histidine kinase, whose product MAIVALIVGPPLFHEHLLELSPVVGSEEMRHAEQAFVDSGVRSLAAGLVVALGIAILLSWWESRRLRRPLEELTSAANRLESGDAGVRVSVDSGSHEFNAVGRAFNDMATRLDSTEENRRQLLSDVAHELRTPLSTLMAELEAISDGLVPWDRAGHELLTQQAARIQRIANDLNDVSRAEEGRFELDLHPVEISALVDHAIAVFRPQFSAKGVELTASAGWGTVVADEQRVGQVIGNLLDNALRHTPSAGHVRLSAEIVDGRASISVTDSGEGLTPEQMSRVFDRFYRTDTTRAMDAGGSGIGLTISRSIARAHGGSLAVESPGLGGGAAFMLTLPNASIHARRS is encoded by the coding sequence GTGGCAATTGTCGCGCTCATCGTGGGTCCGCCTCTGTTCCACGAGCACCTGCTGGAGCTCAGTCCCGTCGTCGGTTCAGAAGAGATGCGTCATGCCGAGCAGGCGTTCGTCGACTCAGGCGTGCGATCGTTGGCGGCAGGTCTCGTCGTCGCACTCGGCATCGCGATCCTCCTCTCCTGGTGGGAGAGCCGCCGACTCCGCCGCCCTCTCGAAGAGCTGACTTCGGCAGCGAATCGACTCGAATCCGGCGATGCGGGAGTCAGGGTCTCTGTTGATTCGGGCAGTCATGAGTTCAACGCCGTGGGCCGCGCTTTCAACGATATGGCGACGCGCCTCGACTCGACAGAGGAGAACCGGCGCCAGCTGCTCTCCGATGTCGCCCATGAGCTCCGCACTCCGCTGTCCACATTGATGGCGGAGCTGGAGGCGATTAGCGACGGCCTCGTTCCCTGGGATAGGGCTGGCCATGAGCTTCTCACGCAGCAGGCCGCCCGGATCCAGCGGATTGCGAACGACCTCAACGACGTGTCCCGTGCTGAGGAGGGCCGGTTCGAGCTGGATCTGCACCCCGTAGAGATCTCCGCGCTCGTGGACCATGCCATCGCCGTATTCCGCCCACAGTTCAGCGCCAAAGGAGTCGAGCTCACGGCCAGCGCCGGTTGGGGCACTGTCGTCGCGGACGAGCAGCGGGTCGGGCAGGTAATCGGGAATCTGCTTGACAATGCCCTGCGCCACACACCGAGCGCCGGGCATGTGCGCCTCAGCGCTGAGATCGTCGACGGCCGAGCCTCCATCTCGGTCACTGATTCGGGGGAGGGCCTCACCCCGGAACAGATGAGCCGAGTGTTCGATCGCTTCTATCGCACCGACACGACTCGGGCCATGGACGCGGGAGGTTCGGGGATCGGTCTTACGATCTCTCGCAGCATTGCGAGAGCCCATGGCGGTTCACTCGCGGTCGAGAGCCCGGGCCTCGGCGGAGGGGCAGCCTTCATGCTCACCCTGCCCAACGCCTCGATCCACGCGCGCCGGTCCTGA
- a CDS encoding peroxiredoxin family protein — protein sequence MTRTTPVQRHDLHTGPSDPRQAKRRRLVWRLATAIVVTAVLGIALLWSPAPDQQETHAAAPDFTLSRTDGSTITLSDLRPGPVILYFNEGAGCASCTVQMAAIEKHPGFEEAGITVLPIVMNTAEQITPDMAQFGVTTPYLLDNGIVSEAYDVLDKGMHPGLPGHGFVLIDGEGIQRWYGNYPSMWLEPEELLDVSTEILGLS from the coding sequence ATGACCCGGACCACGCCCGTTCAGCGACACGACCTCCATACAGGACCGTCTGATCCGAGACAGGCGAAGCGGCGCCGTCTTGTCTGGCGCCTCGCCACCGCCATCGTCGTTACTGCGGTTCTCGGGATTGCTCTTCTCTGGTCACCTGCTCCCGATCAACAGGAGACGCATGCAGCAGCCCCAGACTTCACTCTGTCACGTACAGATGGTTCCACGATCACGCTGAGCGACCTGCGGCCTGGTCCCGTCATCCTCTACTTCAATGAGGGAGCTGGATGCGCATCATGCACTGTTCAGATGGCGGCGATCGAGAAGCACCCGGGATTCGAGGAAGCCGGAATCACGGTGCTGCCGATCGTCATGAACACGGCGGAGCAGATCACCCCTGACATGGCCCAGTTCGGCGTGACGACGCCGTACCTCCTCGACAACGGAATCGTCTCTGAGGCCTACGACGTGCTCGACAAGGGAATGCACCCTGGCCTACCCGGTCACGGATTCGTCCTCATCGACGGCGAGGGCATCCAACGCTGGTACGGCAACTACCCGTCCATGTGGCTGGAGCCCGAGGAGCTGCTCGACGTGAGCACGGAGATTCTCGGACTGAGCTGA
- a CDS encoding cytochrome c biogenesis CcdA family protein, translating into MGAELLSAGGILAAFLAGGVALFAPCCIVFLAPSYLAAAAKNRRWRLLPLTFTFAAGLAMVLVPITMGVSLVAGAISQYHVALYWAGGLLMIGLGILSLSGAMWSMPSFLRSPDTARNDSATFFSLGVFSGIASSCCAPVLAGVMTLSALSGSAAGGLVLGSAYVFGMVIPLFVMALLWDRRPDRMRSSFRARSVRLRLGRFSLATNTVNVAVAIGFVAMGIAVIAQAGATEMTGADTPMVGVGEWLSVVFAWLLTLTAPIPEAVLGLALLALVAAFVLMTLRDRSAKAETGRDDCCGSDAEQIHASRPTAISNPEDTE; encoded by the coding sequence ATGGGCGCAGAGCTGTTGAGCGCCGGCGGGATCCTTGCCGCCTTCCTCGCGGGTGGAGTTGCACTGTTTGCGCCCTGCTGCATCGTGTTCCTGGCCCCCAGTTATCTCGCCGCTGCCGCAAAGAACCGCCGGTGGCGCCTGCTTCCGCTGACCTTCACGTTCGCTGCCGGACTCGCCATGGTCCTGGTGCCGATTACCATGGGCGTGAGTCTCGTCGCCGGCGCAATCTCCCAGTACCACGTGGCGCTCTACTGGGCGGGCGGCCTCCTCATGATCGGGCTCGGTATCCTCTCCCTGTCCGGCGCCATGTGGTCAATGCCGTCCTTTCTGAGGTCACCGGACACGGCTCGCAACGATTCTGCGACCTTCTTCAGCCTGGGCGTGTTCTCCGGCATCGCATCTAGCTGCTGCGCCCCGGTTCTCGCCGGTGTCATGACACTGTCGGCGCTGTCCGGGTCGGCGGCTGGCGGGCTTGTCTTGGGTTCCGCCTACGTCTTCGGCATGGTGATCCCGCTGTTCGTTATGGCCCTGCTCTGGGATCGACGGCCCGATAGAATGCGGAGTTCCTTCCGCGCACGGTCGGTTCGCCTGCGCCTTGGCCGTTTCAGCCTGGCGACCAACACCGTCAATGTGGCCGTTGCCATCGGTTTCGTCGCTATGGGAATCGCTGTCATCGCCCAAGCCGGCGCAACCGAGATGACCGGGGCCGATACACCGATGGTCGGCGTCGGTGAGTGGCTCAGTGTGGTCTTCGCCTGGCTCCTGACGCTGACTGCACCGATTCCTGAGGCTGTGCTCGGGCTCGCACTGCTCGCGCTCGTCGCTGCCTTCGTCCTCATGACTCTCCGCGACCGCAGCGCGAAGGCCGAGACAGGACGGGATGACTGCTGCGGTTCTGACGCAGAACAGATCCACGCCAGCCGGCCGACCGCCATCTCCAACCCAGAGGACACCGAATGA
- a CDS encoding glutaredoxin family protein, which translates to MRENTSPPTSPALAEITLVTAPACKFCDDAHERLGELESQGHIQLHLVDAESQRGRELIAAHRPGMFPLVLVEGRYFHDGRLPRGKMARLVQQLKAC; encoded by the coding sequence ATGCGTGAGAATACTTCGCCCCCGACGAGTCCAGCCCTTGCCGAGATAACACTGGTCACGGCCCCCGCCTGCAAGTTCTGCGATGATGCGCACGAGCGGCTGGGCGAACTTGAGAGCCAAGGGCACATCCAGCTCCACCTCGTCGACGCTGAATCGCAGCGAGGCCGGGAGCTGATCGCGGCCCATCGACCCGGCATGTTCCCGCTTGTGCTGGTCGAGGGCCGCTACTTCCATGACGGGCGCCTGCCCCGCGGCAAGATGGCCAGGCTCGTCCAGCAGCTGAAGGCCTGCTGA
- a CDS encoding SDR family NAD(P)-dependent oxidoreductase: MSMQFTDHVCVVTGGASGIGSQIARRLCAEGATVAIVDVQKDKAVAVADELTSAGPGSAYAFECDLRSNKQISSAMDRIVEDHKRIDVVVNAAGLANRTPHEDITEAEWDLLNDVNLKAAFFVAQAGYRQMLTQKSGRIINIASHRAHTTDGSHLIYAVTKAGIQAITRDMAVAGARHGIYVNTVSPGYVLTPMTAHNLQNEEWLAHMQDRIPVGRLLEMDEVANAVLFLSSPSTTGITGQNLVVDGGWTVHE, from the coding sequence ATGAGCATGCAATTCACAGACCACGTCTGCGTTGTCACCGGTGGCGCCAGCGGGATCGGCTCCCAGATTGCCCGCCGCCTCTGCGCTGAAGGGGCGACCGTCGCGATCGTCGACGTCCAGAAGGACAAAGCAGTCGCCGTCGCCGATGAGCTGACGTCCGCCGGTCCGGGAAGCGCCTACGCGTTCGAATGCGACCTGCGCTCCAACAAGCAGATCAGCAGCGCCATGGACCGCATCGTCGAGGACCACAAGCGGATCGATGTCGTCGTCAACGCGGCGGGCCTCGCCAACCGCACGCCCCACGAAGACATCACCGAGGCGGAATGGGACCTCCTCAACGATGTGAATCTCAAGGCGGCGTTCTTCGTCGCTCAGGCGGGCTACCGACAGATGCTCACGCAGAAGTCGGGGCGCATCATCAACATCGCCTCCCACCGCGCCCACACAACGGATGGCAGCCATCTGATCTACGCGGTGACGAAGGCCGGCATCCAGGCCATCACACGGGACATGGCCGTCGCAGGCGCCCGCCACGGGATCTACGTCAATACGGTCAGCCCGGGCTATGTCCTCACTCCGATGACGGCCCACAACCTGCAGAACGAAGAGTGGCTCGCCCACATGCAGGACCGCATCCCCGTTGGTCGGCTGCTGGAGATGGATGAGGTCGCGAATGCGGTGCTCTTCCTCTCCTCGCCCAGCACCACGGGAATCACGGGCCAGAACCTTGTTGTCGACGGTGGGTGGACCGTCCACGAATAG
- a CDS encoding xylulokinase has product MATYLLGIDAGTTGCKTSVFDTEGRMIGSDYREYPCYYPNPGWVEQIPEDMTQALYESCRAAIRDAGVEPEDVKAMAMSTQGSVFGGLDKDEALIRPFIGWQDTRGVDYVERIRGGEFIDPDRLYEISGYPAATVPCLTKYMWFKDNEPENWAKIVKISHHQDFFLKEFGAEDWFVNDTATASRTGIFDVEAGDWSQEIIDAIGLTGVSLPRIVKAGTVVGTINRDISLLTGLAEGTLICVDAMDQNCSTLGGGLVHDGTAVSVIGTYGAVYVATEDSVRDPNGTLIVKNNSGPENYTVEAASIASASSYRWFRDTLGSLEVAMAKELGTDGNPYRLLNKQIESVAPGANGLTFLPYLQGAGSGPRADSFARGAFLGLNLGTTKAEMARAVMEGITLEMRDNLESIRSMGVEVQEIRAAGGATQSDVWNQMQADMYQVPVAALEVSETGCLGAALHAGVGLGVYKDLDDAVSRAVRVKGVFQPNPENREAYDKAYGRFVKGYEALSGGGYFRYIHESK; this is encoded by the coding sequence ATGGCTACTTACCTCCTCGGCATCGACGCCGGGACCACAGGATGCAAGACCAGCGTCTTCGACACCGAAGGCAGAATGATCGGATCCGACTACCGCGAGTATCCCTGCTACTATCCCAACCCCGGCTGGGTCGAGCAGATTCCCGAAGACATGACACAGGCTCTGTACGAATCCTGCCGGGCTGCCATCCGCGATGCCGGAGTCGAGCCCGAGGACGTCAAGGCGATGGCCATGTCAACACAGGGCTCCGTCTTCGGCGGCCTCGATAAAGACGAGGCGCTCATCCGCCCCTTCATCGGCTGGCAGGACACCCGTGGCGTCGACTACGTCGAGCGCATCCGCGGAGGAGAGTTCATCGACCCGGATCGCCTCTACGAGATCTCCGGGTACCCGGCGGCGACGGTCCCGTGCCTGACGAAATACATGTGGTTCAAGGACAACGAGCCCGAGAACTGGGCGAAGATCGTCAAGATCAGCCACCATCAGGACTTCTTCCTCAAGGAGTTCGGTGCCGAGGATTGGTTCGTCAACGACACAGCCACCGCATCGAGGACCGGAATCTTCGACGTCGAGGCGGGCGACTGGAGTCAGGAGATCATCGACGCCATCGGGCTCACCGGAGTCTCACTCCCCCGCATCGTCAAGGCGGGAACCGTTGTCGGCACCATCAACCGCGATATCTCTCTCCTCACCGGTCTCGCCGAGGGCACGCTCATCTGCGTCGATGCGATGGACCAGAACTGCTCGACGCTAGGTGGCGGCCTCGTCCACGACGGGACGGCCGTCTCGGTCATCGGCACCTACGGCGCGGTCTATGTGGCGACCGAGGATTCGGTGCGCGACCCCAACGGGACTCTCATCGTCAAGAACAACTCGGGCCCCGAGAACTACACGGTGGAGGCCGCCTCCATCGCCTCCGCATCGAGCTACCGCTGGTTCCGCGACACCCTCGGCTCACTCGAGGTCGCCATGGCGAAGGAGCTCGGCACAGACGGCAACCCCTACCGCCTCCTCAACAAGCAGATCGAGTCTGTCGCACCCGGCGCCAACGGACTGACCTTCCTGCCGTACCTGCAGGGAGCTGGGTCGGGCCCCCGGGCCGACTCCTTCGCCCGGGGCGCCTTCCTCGGACTCAACCTCGGAACGACGAAGGCCGAGATGGCGCGAGCGGTCATGGAGGGAATCACCCTGGAGATGAGGGACAACCTCGAATCGATCCGAAGCATGGGCGTTGAGGTCCAGGAGATCCGCGCAGCCGGCGGCGCGACACAGTCCGACGTATGGAACCAGATGCAGGCGGACATGTACCAGGTGCCCGTCGCAGCCCTCGAGGTTTCCGAAACTGGCTGCCTCGGCGCTGCCCTCCATGCCGGCGTCGGGCTCGGCGTCTACAAGGATCTCGATGACGCAGTCAGCCGTGCCGTGCGCGTCAAGGGTGTCTTCCAGCCGAACCCCGAGAACCGCGAGGCCTACGACAAGGCGTACGGACGCTTCGTCAAGGGCTACGAAGCTCTGTCCGGCGGCGGCTACTTCCGCTACATTCACGAGAGTAAGTGA
- the deoC gene encoding deoxyribose-phosphate aldolase, producing the protein MTLSVAEYAKHFDMALHLQSSTEKDIREHAQGARDANVAACYTNSYWTPVVAEVLAGSDVHVGTAISFPYGATSTAMKFAEIDEGLELGATAVDMVLNIGALRDKNYALVEKELAGLVERCQGGAISKLIYEVCFLSDEEIATLTKMCSDAGIDYVKTATGSEGFPTEAQVKIMRDNITNPKTKLKVSGVPRTFAMPASLWLIEKYGVSLIGTRSAAKLVKQYAEYVDNGMTV; encoded by the coding sequence ATGACGTTAAGCGTCGCGGAATATGCCAAGCACTTCGACATGGCACTGCATCTTCAGAGCTCGACCGAGAAGGACATCCGCGAACATGCGCAGGGTGCACGGGATGCGAACGTGGCGGCCTGCTACACCAACTCGTACTGGACCCCTGTCGTCGCCGAAGTGCTCGCCGGATCGGATGTCCACGTCGGCACCGCGATCTCATTCCCCTATGGCGCCACGTCGACCGCGATGAAGTTCGCTGAGATCGACGAGGGTCTGGAGCTCGGAGCGACCGCCGTCGACATGGTTCTCAACATCGGCGCACTGCGCGACAAGAACTACGCGCTGGTCGAGAAGGAGCTCGCGGGCCTCGTCGAACGCTGCCAGGGTGGGGCGATCAGCAAGCTCATCTACGAAGTGTGCTTCCTCAGCGACGAAGAGATCGCCACCCTGACGAAGATGTGCTCCGACGCGGGCATCGACTACGTGAAGACAGCGACCGGCTCGGAGGGCTTCCCCACCGAGGCACAGGTCAAGATCATGCGTGACAACATCACGAACCCGAAGACGAAGCTCAAGGTGTCGGGCGTGCCTCGCACGTTCGCGATGCCCGCCTCGCTCTGGCTCATTGAGAAGTACGGGGTCTCCCTCATTGGGACCCGCTCCGCCGCGAAGCTCGTCAAGCAGTATGCGGAGTACGTCGACAACGGGATGACCGTCTAA
- a CDS encoding YihY/virulence factor BrkB family protein, giving the protein MANRENIDRTIEAEDAPAPDSDRKPDSPPHLDKSSWRYGLTRAVQEFVSDRGTDLAAMLTYFTVLSLAPSLLVIFSLITLVLSSNASSVTTAVEDFVSANVPDDYQSLVMDLVTSVSGSASGGIIALIVGIATALWAASAYVKAFARSSNIIYEREEGRGFVKKTGTMLLTTLAMFVGAVLILVSIALNETIVDGLLGPVAEPLGLTSVLNFLTSTFLPIWAWIKWPVILALVIVIIAVLYYFTPNVRMPKFKWVTIGSAVAILGIIVAAIALYFYFSSFASYSSYGAIGSVMALLFALWIFNIMILLGLEIDAEVERARQLQSGIEAEDSIQLPPRDTKKVYKQREKQDELIRDGRDLRENAASERSGGESTRSADLGGANPADESRGGSRPAP; this is encoded by the coding sequence ATGGCGAACCGCGAGAATATTGATCGGACCATTGAGGCAGAGGACGCGCCCGCGCCCGACAGTGACAGGAAGCCGGATTCACCGCCGCACCTCGACAAGAGCTCGTGGCGCTATGGCCTCACGAGGGCAGTCCAGGAGTTCGTCTCGGACCGCGGCACGGACCTGGCGGCCATGCTCACGTACTTCACGGTGCTCTCGCTCGCGCCCTCTCTGCTCGTCATCTTCTCCCTCATCACCCTTGTCCTGTCCTCGAATGCCTCCTCGGTGACGACAGCGGTTGAAGACTTCGTCAGCGCCAACGTCCCCGATGATTATCAGAGTCTCGTCATGGACCTCGTCACGAGCGTCTCGGGCTCAGCATCCGGCGGCATCATCGCCCTCATCGTCGGCATCGCCACCGCCCTCTGGGCGGCATCCGCCTACGTCAAGGCCTTCGCGCGATCATCGAACATCATCTACGAGCGGGAGGAGGGTCGCGGCTTCGTCAAGAAGACCGGCACCATGCTGCTCACGACCCTCGCCATGTTCGTCGGCGCCGTCCTCATCCTCGTCTCGATTGCCCTCAATGAGACAATCGTCGACGGCCTGCTCGGGCCCGTTGCAGAACCTCTTGGGTTGACCTCGGTCCTCAACTTCCTCACGAGCACGTTCCTGCCGATCTGGGCATGGATCAAGTGGCCGGTCATCCTCGCCCTCGTCATCGTCATCATCGCCGTGCTCTACTACTTCACGCCGAATGTGCGGATGCCGAAATTCAAGTGGGTGACAATCGGCTCGGCCGTCGCCATCCTCGGCATCATCGTCGCCGCCATCGCCCTCTACTTCTACTTCTCCTCCTTCGCGAGCTACAGCTCCTACGGAGCCATCGGCTCCGTCATGGCACTGCTGTTCGCGCTGTGGATCTTCAACATCATGATCCTGCTCGGGTTGGAGATCGATGCCGAGGTTGAGCGCGCACGTCAGCTGCAGAGTGGAATCGAGGCCGAAGACTCCATCCAGCTGCCCCCGCGCGACACGAAGAAGGTGTACAAGCAGAGGGAGAAGCAGGACGAGCTCATCCGGGACGGACGTGACCTGCGTGAGAACGCGGCGAGCGAACGGTCCGGTGGAGAGTCGACTCGAAGCGCGGACCTGGGCGGCGCGAACCCGGCCGACGAATCGAGAGGCGGAAGCCGCCCCGCCCCCTAG
- a CDS encoding DUF3618 domain-containing protein, producing MSDPNEIRAEIDRTRAEVGHDVDALAEKVSPSRAVGRQTDRIRERVDHVRESVMGSSRGPGVRDRTADLAHQAGDAVGRAPGSVKSRTRGNPFAAGLVAFGAGWLVGSLIPASRAEQDAAQAVKEHSEPMVEEAKSIAQEAGGHLKPQAEQAAKAVQSRAAEGAQEVKAQGQGHASHLQDETKRAGHRVKDERF from the coding sequence ATGAGTGATCCCAACGAGATCAGAGCTGAGATCGATCGCACTCGGGCCGAGGTCGGCCACGATGTCGACGCCCTCGCAGAAAAGGTGAGCCCGTCGAGGGCAGTCGGTCGACAGACAGACAGGATCCGTGAACGAGTCGACCACGTCCGCGAGTCCGTCATGGGCTCGAGCAGAGGTCCGGGAGTAAGGGACCGAACGGCGGACCTCGCCCATCAGGCGGGAGATGCGGTTGGGCGAGCCCCCGGCAGCGTCAAGAGTCGCACGCGCGGCAACCCATTCGCCGCGGGCCTCGTCGCCTTCGGCGCCGGATGGCTCGTCGGTTCGCTGATACCCGCCAGCAGGGCCGAGCAGGACGCGGCTCAGGCGGTGAAGGAGCACTCGGAGCCGATGGTCGAGGAGGCCAAGAGCATTGCCCAGGAGGCGGGCGGGCACCTCAAGCCTCAGGCTGAGCAGGCCGCGAAAGCCGTCCAGAGCCGCGCCGCCGAGGGCGCCCAGGAGGTGAAGGCGCAGGGGCAGGGCCACGCCTCGCACCTTCAGGATGAGACGAAGAGAGCCGGTCACCGCGTGAAGGATGAGCGCTTCTAG
- a CDS encoding phage holin family protein, with protein sequence MSAMDAGHGAVPAGDSEAEIRARNESLGELFSRLTENLSILMRQEVALAKAEATESAKRAGSGIGMFAGGAVAALLFLIFLSTALMWALASGMHAGWAALIVALLWAIAAAVLVWLGKKQMDEIKGLPKTQESLQDIPPTMNPKEQTP encoded by the coding sequence ATGAGTGCGATGGACGCCGGTCACGGCGCGGTCCCCGCGGGCGATTCAGAGGCCGAAATCCGCGCACGGAACGAATCCCTCGGCGAGCTCTTCTCGCGCCTGACCGAGAACCTCAGCATCCTCATGCGGCAGGAGGTTGCCCTGGCGAAGGCTGAGGCGACCGAGTCAGCGAAGCGCGCGGGGAGCGGGATCGGGATGTTCGCAGGAGGAGCAGTCGCCGCCCTGCTCTTCCTCATCTTCCTTTCCACCGCCCTCATGTGGGCCCTCGCCAGTGGCATGCATGCCGGCTGGGCTGCCCTCATCGTCGCCCTACTCTGGGCGATCGCGGCCGCCGTCCTCGTCTGGCTCGGCAAGAAGCAGATGGACGAGATCAAGGGCCTGCCGAAGACGCAGGAGAGCCTTCAAGACATTCCCCCGACCATGAATCCGAAGGAGCAGACACCATGA
- a CDS encoding PRC-barrel domain-containing protein, which yields MNDVTSIDRLRDAVVFDANGDKVGKVEQVYLDATSSKPTFVTVRTGFFGMKETFVPLADARWSADGLTVPHEKSFIKDAPNIDADGPIDHSEERRIWDHYGLDYSGPDATGRDTPLDSPADRSGPRGHVGTTGAADRELSDRARLRRHTYPDQDSASRDETLLDRDATDRAVDGGADRRDL from the coding sequence ATGAACGATGTCACCTCAATCGACAGGCTGCGGGATGCCGTGGTGTTCGATGCGAACGGCGACAAGGTCGGCAAGGTTGAACAGGTCTACCTCGACGCGACGAGCAGCAAACCCACATTCGTCACCGTGCGCACCGGCTTCTTCGGGATGAAGGAGACGTTCGTTCCACTTGCGGACGCGCGCTGGTCTGCGGACGGCCTCACGGTCCCCCACGAGAAGAGCTTCATCAAGGACGCTCCGAACATTGACGCCGATGGGCCGATCGACCACAGCGAAGAGCGCCGGATCTGGGATCACTACGGCCTCGACTACAGCGGTCCCGATGCGACTGGCCGGGACACCCCGCTGGATTCCCCCGCTGACCGTTCTGGACCGCGCGGACACGTCGGCACGACCGGCGCAGCCGATCGGGAGCTCTCCGACCGGGCGCGCCTGCGCAGACACACGTATCCCGACCAAGACTCCGCCAGCCGCGACGAGACCCTGCTCGACCGCGACGCCACGGATCGCGCCGTCGACGGCGGGGCCGATCGCCGCGATCTCTGA